The proteins below come from a single candidate division WOR-3 bacterium genomic window:
- a CDS encoding M42 family peptidase, giving the protein MDRIELLKQLTDAFGVSGYEDEVFDILKKHFADHITLTKDKIGSIIAKKSGTSEKPKIMFAAHMDEIGFMVKEITKEGFIKFLPIGGWWSGNLPGLRVKIKTRKDEFIPGVIGLKPIHDLSPEERKKLPDIEHMYIDVGATSNFDIKEKLGIRPGDPIVPDTKFEQMANKDLLLAKAWDDRVSCGLLVELFNNLTATEHPNTVYLVGTVQEEVGLRGAKTSAYTVAPDIGFALDVSICRDTPGNEGEAVEKLGGGVSILIYDRTMIPHSKLKDFVCELADLNNIPYHFTSIKGGYDTGQIHLTHFGVPSLAIGIPSRYVHSGSSIISLEDYENVLNLITLIVKNLDEETMKQILK; this is encoded by the coding sequence ATGGACCGCATTGAATTATTAAAACAATTAACTGATGCATTCGGTGTATCAGGATATGAAGATGAAGTGTTTGATATTCTTAAAAAGCATTTTGCCGACCACATCACTTTAACCAAGGATAAGATTGGAAGTATCATCGCGAAGAAGAGCGGGACGAGCGAGAAACCCAAGATAATGTTCGCCGCCCATATGGATGAAATCGGCTTTATGGTGAAAGAAATAACAAAGGAAGGATTCATAAAGTTCCTGCCTATAGGCGGCTGGTGGAGCGGCAATCTTCCGGGGTTACGTGTAAAAATAAAGACGAGAAAAGATGAATTCATCCCCGGAGTGATCGGGTTGAAGCCGATCCATGACCTCTCCCCGGAGGAACGTAAAAAACTTCCTGATATCGAACATATGTACATCGATGTGGGAGCGACATCAAATTTCGACATAAAAGAAAAACTCGGCATCAGACCCGGTGATCCGATTGTTCCGGATACGAAATTCGAGCAGATGGCGAACAAAGACCTTCTTCTGGCAAAGGCGTGGGACGACCGCGTCAGCTGCGGCCTTTTAGTGGAGTTGTTCAACAACCTCACCGCCACCGAGCATCCGAATACCGTATACCTCGTCGGTACGGTTCAGGAAGAAGTCGGGCTGCGCGGTGCGAAAACATCCGCATACACGGTCGCACCGGACATCGGTTTTGCACTCGACGTAAGTATCTGCCGGGACACACCGGGAAACGAAGGCGAAGCGGTCGAAAAACTCGGGGGCGGTGTAAGCATCTTGATCTATGACCGCACCATGATTCCTCATTCCAAATTAAAAGACTTCGTCTGTGAACTCGCCGACCTCAACAACATTCCGTATCATTTCACTTCAATCAAAGGGGGGTATGATACAGGGCAAATCCATCTGACGCACTTCGGTGTACCTTCCCTCGCCATAGGCATTCCCTCCCGGTATGTTCATTCCGGGTCAAGTATCATCTCCCTCGAAGATTATGAAAATGTATTGAATCTTATAACCTTAATCGTAAAAAATCTGGATGAGGAAACGATGAAACAAATATTAAAATAA
- the recF gene encoding DNA replication and repair protein RecF produces MALKRINYQGFRNLVDGELHFADDYNFIIGENGAGKTNLLEAIFYVGLASSFRARDEKNLICSGKQFLRIDAETEEKNAFLYLDGNKKKLVLQGNEVRRLSEFIGWLGITLLSIEDLWIVRGAPSKRRAFLDWAIAKISPAYLDNLIEYRKILRQRNKILQSAHDNGKLDLLELFDEQMIKIGNEIYREREKKISELKEDIIKFSSEFGMKKFTLRYHSTCPEMRLDHTVLKRVREKELIFGHTLVGPHRDDLLFFTNGHPLKHYASEGEERAAAISLKLAESEMLYRKTKSRPVLLLDEAGAELDTVKKETFLNLLKGQIFYASTQAPRFIRKEGSACRVFSVKKGQIEVSA; encoded by the coding sequence ATGGCACTTAAGCGCATTAATTATCAGGGGTTCCGGAATCTGGTCGACGGTGAACTACATTTTGCAGATGACTACAACTTCATAATCGGTGAAAACGGTGCCGGTAAAACCAATCTCCTGGAAGCGATATTCTATGTCGGGTTGGCGTCTTCATTTCGGGCGAGGGATGAAAAGAATCTCATCTGCAGCGGAAAACAGTTCTTGAGAATCGACGCCGAGACAGAGGAAAAAAATGCGTTTCTTTATCTGGATGGAAATAAAAAGAAGTTAGTGCTCCAGGGAAATGAAGTCCGCCGGTTGAGTGAATTTATAGGCTGGCTCGGAATTACACTCCTGTCGATCGAGGATCTGTGGATTGTGCGGGGTGCTCCGTCAAAGAGACGGGCGTTTCTGGACTGGGCTATTGCGAAAATTTCACCCGCCTATCTTGACAACCTGATTGAATATCGAAAGATATTGCGTCAGCGTAATAAAATTCTCCAATCGGCGCACGACAACGGCAAGCTCGACCTGCTGGAATTGTTTGATGAACAGATGATAAAGATCGGGAATGAGATCTATCGTGAACGTGAAAAGAAGATCTCTGAATTGAAGGAGGATATCATAAAATTCAGCAGCGAATTCGGTATGAAAAAATTCACTCTTCGATATCACAGCACCTGTCCGGAGATGAGACTGGACCATACCGTTCTCAAAAGAGTACGGGAGAAAGAACTGATTTTCGGTCATACGCTCGTAGGACCGCACCGCGACGACCTTCTGTTCTTCACCAACGGTCATCCCCTGAAACATTATGCATCAGAAGGAGAAGAACGGGCTGCGGCGATTTCGCTGAAATTAGCCGAATCAGAAATGTTATACAGAAAAACAAAGAGCCGGCCGGTCCTTCTGCTCGACGAAGCAGGTGCAGAACTCGACACTGTAAAGAAAGAAACTTTTTTGAATCTACTGAAAGGGCAGATCTTCTACGCAAGCACCCAGGCTCCGCGGTTCATACGCAAAGAAGGCAGTGCCTGCAGGGTATTTTCAGTAAAGAAAGGACAGATTGAAGTTTCCGCGTAA
- a CDS encoding class I SAM-dependent methyltransferase, protein MLIKEIGRDKSTTTVWDKFWAGKDPGSIYPPVTNIIEEIEDYLEIKGKKILEVGAGTGRDGLKMSEKGGDVYLLDYSRQSLHMIRSYVKDDKVKLILADARCCPFKSDSFDLVFHQGLLEHFVSPFELLAENHRILKKGGLLIVDVPQTFHIYTLLKHILIFFNLWFGGWERQFTISSLSTLLKKFNFEPVHFYGDWSRPGVFYKILREFLKKIGLILPMFPAYAGGLTKAFYRLQNRLRRKKIFLYTVLSIGIIARKK, encoded by the coding sequence ATTCTTATAAAAGAAATCGGAAGGGATAAGTCGACAACCACGGTATGGGATAAGTTCTGGGCCGGGAAAGATCCCGGTTCGATCTACCCGCCGGTAACCAACATAATTGAAGAAATCGAAGATTATTTAGAAATCAAAGGGAAGAAAATACTGGAGGTGGGAGCAGGAACCGGTCGGGACGGCCTGAAGATGAGTGAAAAGGGAGGCGATGTATACCTCCTTGACTATTCCCGGCAAAGCCTTCATATGATTCGTTCTTATGTAAAAGACGATAAAGTAAAGCTGATTCTCGCCGACGCCCGCTGCTGCCCTTTTAAAAGCGATTCGTTCGATCTGGTCTTTCACCAGGGATTGCTCGAACACTTTGTTTCACCGTTCGAACTCCTGGCGGAGAATCATCGGATATTGAAGAAAGGCGGGTTGTTGATAGTCGACGTGCCCCAGACGTTCCATATATATACACTTCTGAAACATATCCTTATCTTCTTTAACCTCTGGTTCGGAGGATGGGAAAGACAATTTACGATCAGTTCCCTCAGCACCCTCCTTAAGAAGTTCAATTTCGAACCGGTACATTTTTACGGCGACTGGTCAAGACCCGGCGTGTTCTACAAAATCCTGCGTGAATTTCTGAAAAAGATCGGGTTGATCCTGCCGATGTTTCCCGCTTATGCAGGCGGTCTGACAAAAGCGTTCTACAGACTCCAGAATCGGTTGAGGAGAAAAAAAATATTTCTCTATACAGTACTTTCGATCGGTATCATCGCCAGAAAAAAATAG
- the gyrB gene encoding DNA topoisomerase (ATP-hydrolyzing) subunit B, with amino-acid sequence MKNKEETRDKKKIKQKNSSEIYDASKIQILKGLEAVRRRPAMYIGDVGIRGLHHLIFEVVDNGIDEALAGYCDHITVRIDGEVVEIEDNGRGIPTDIHPVQKKSALEVVMTTLHAGGKFDDKVYSISGGLHGVGVSVVNALCEYLKVEVYRDGKIFYQSYKRGKPDDKVKAIGRTKKTGTKIIFKPDNQIFKKIEFSKALISQRLRELSFLNKGLKIDFEDKKTNTKERYLSQGGVVDLVKYLDSGRTRLHKPIYFSQRQNDIDIEVALEYNDSYLENIFTYANTINTHEGGSHLVGFKKALTRTLNDYARRHNHLKDNLSFTGEDTREGLTAVVSIKIKNPQFEGQTKTRLGNPEAKGAVESLVNEKLSAFLEENPRYSNIIINKVLAAAKSRLAAKKARELTRRKSLLDSETLPGKLADCSSTNPDECEIFVVEGDSAGGSAKQGRDRKFQAILPLRGKILNVEKSGLNKILSNSEIRTLISAIGCGIGEDDFDASKVRYKKIVIMTDADVDGAHIRTLLLTFFFRFMKDLIDAGFIYIAQPPLYRIKNNKKEMYFYSDEELQKFLKTAKIKNPDIQRYKGLGEMNPQQLWQTTMDPEKRILKKVTMEDAAEADRLFSILMGGEVEPRRQFIEENAKYVQNLDV; translated from the coding sequence ATGAAAAATAAGGAGGAAACCCGCGACAAAAAGAAGATAAAGCAGAAAAACTCTTCGGAAATTTACGACGCTTCAAAGATTCAGATACTGAAAGGACTGGAGGCGGTGCGCAGAAGGCCCGCGATGTATATCGGCGATGTCGGAATAAGAGGACTGCACCATCTGATTTTTGAAGTCGTCGACAACGGAATAGATGAAGCCTTAGCGGGATACTGCGACCATATAACCGTTCGTATCGACGGCGAAGTCGTCGAAATCGAAGACAACGGACGGGGTATCCCCACGGATATACACCCGGTGCAGAAAAAATCGGCATTAGAGGTCGTAATGACCACCCTGCACGCCGGCGGTAAGTTCGATGACAAGGTCTACAGTATCAGCGGTGGTCTGCACGGCGTCGGGGTGTCGGTCGTCAACGCCCTGTGTGAATACCTCAAGGTCGAGGTCTATCGGGACGGCAAAATCTTTTATCAAAGTTACAAACGCGGCAAACCCGATGATAAAGTCAAGGCGATCGGCAGAACCAAAAAGACCGGCACAAAAATAATTTTTAAACCCGATAACCAAATTTTTAAAAAGATAGAATTCAGCAAGGCGTTGATTTCACAGCGCTTGAGAGAACTCTCTTTTTTGAATAAAGGGCTGAAAATCGATTTTGAAGACAAGAAGACAAACACAAAAGAAAGATATCTTTCTCAGGGAGGAGTGGTTGACCTGGTCAAATATCTTGATTCCGGAAGAACACGCCTCCATAAACCGATATATTTCAGCCAGCGGCAGAATGATATCGATATCGAGGTCGCCCTTGAATACAATGATTCCTACCTGGAAAATATCTTCACCTACGCGAATACCATCAATACCCACGAAGGCGGCTCCCATCTGGTCGGTTTCAAAAAAGCACTGACAAGAACATTGAATGATTACGCCCGACGCCATAATCATCTGAAGGACAACTTAAGTTTCACGGGTGAAGATACACGTGAAGGACTGACCGCCGTCGTTTCGATAAAGATAAAGAATCCACAATTCGAGGGACAGACCAAGACAAGGCTCGGCAATCCCGAGGCGAAAGGAGCCGTTGAGTCCCTGGTGAATGAAAAACTGTCGGCTTTTCTGGAAGAGAACCCCCGTTATTCGAATATCATCATAAACAAGGTGCTAGCTGCGGCGAAGTCAAGGCTCGCGGCGAAGAAAGCACGTGAACTGACAAGAAGAAAATCTCTGCTCGATAGCGAGACCCTTCCCGGCAAGCTTGCTGATTGTTCTTCGACAAATCCTGATGAATGTGAGATCTTCGTCGTCGAGGGAGATTCGGCAGGGGGCAGTGCAAAGCAGGGCAGGGACCGTAAGTTCCAGGCTATTCTGCCGTTGCGCGGCAAAATTCTGAATGTTGAAAAGAGCGGATTGAATAAAATTCTCAGCAACTCGGAGATAAGAACCTTGATCTCCGCAATCGGATGCGGAATCGGTGAGGATGATTTTGACGCCTCCAAGGTTCGATATAAAAAGATTGTGATTATGACCGACGCCGACGTCGACGGTGCTCATATCAGGACCCTGCTCCTGACTTTTTTCTTCAGATTTATGAAGGACCTTATCGACGCCGGCTTCATATATATCGCACAGCCGCCGCTGTATCGAATCAAGAACAATAAAAAAGAGATGTATTTCTATTCGGATGAAGAACTCCAGAAATTCCTGAAGACCGCAAAGATAAAAAATCCTGATATTCAACGCTATAAAGGTCTGGGAGAAATGAATCCGCAACAATTATGGCAGACCACCATGGATCCGGAAAAACGTATTTTGAAGAAAGTGACGATGGAAGATGCAGCTGAAGCCGACAGACTCTTCTCAATTCTTATGGGCGGAGAGGTTGAACCACGCCGCCAGTTTATTGAAGAAAATGCAAAATACGTACAGAATCTGGATGTTTAA
- a CDS encoding lytic transglycosylase domain-containing protein, protein MLLLYLISQVVTQINGGEVMITNLPETAEIEACTPVDTPLVCNEYDRIIAYYCDLYCIDPALVKVLIEKESEFNPNAVSRSGAIGLMQLMPETAEMLGVKDPYNPWDNIEGGVKFLRTLFDMFDGDLELTLAAYHAGPGLVKRLNRVPPIPETVEYVDYIISRYTPAQRTSYLKLTFTEEGVPLITNRPK, encoded by the coding sequence ATGCTTTTATTATACCTGATAAGCCAGGTCGTCACCCAGATCAACGGAGGAGAGGTGATGATCACCAATCTGCCAGAGACCGCTGAGATCGAGGCGTGTACGCCGGTGGATACCCCGCTTGTCTGTAATGAATACGACCGGATCATCGCCTATTACTGCGACCTCTATTGTATTGATCCGGCGCTCGTCAAGGTACTTATTGAAAAGGAGTCTGAGTTCAATCCCAATGCGGTTTCCCGGAGCGGTGCGATAGGTCTTATGCAGTTGATGCCCGAGACCGCTGAGATGCTCGGAGTCAAGGATCCCTATAATCCCTGGGATAATATCGAGGGCGGGGTGAAGTTTCTGCGGACTCTTTTTGATATGTTTGACGGCGACCTTGAGCTGACCCTCGCCGCATATCATGCCGGTCCCGGACTTGTAAAGCGTTTGAATCGGGTGCCGCCGATTCCTGAGACCGTGGAGTATGTGGATTACATCATTTCAAGATACACCCCGGCGCAGAGGACGAGTTATTTGAAGCTTACCTTTACCGAAGAAGGGGTGCCCCTCATCACCAACAGACCTAAGTAG
- a CDS encoding DUF721 domain-containing protein, giving the protein MKFPRKINTILSEVLKDVKIDEGIKNWQIIEQWSKIVGKKIAQHTRAVGVDANNLFVEVDNPLWKSQLFLMKDMIIRKLRKYNVRLKDIKFSIVNQREKR; this is encoded by the coding sequence TTGAAGTTTCCGCGTAAGATCAATACAATATTATCCGAGGTGCTCAAGGACGTGAAGATCGATGAAGGAATCAAGAACTGGCAGATCATCGAACAGTGGTCGAAGATAGTGGGGAAAAAGATCGCTCAACATACAAGGGCGGTCGGGGTTGATGCAAATAATCTCTTTGTTGAAGTCGACAATCCCTTATGGAAAAGTCAGTTGTTTTTGATGAAAGATATGATAATAAGAAAATTAAGGAAATATAATGTAAGATTAAAAGATATTAAATTCAGCATCGTCAATCAAAGGGAGAAAAGATGA